The Candidatus Arthromitus sp. SFB-mouse-Japan genome includes a region encoding these proteins:
- a CDS encoding N-acetylneuraminate lyase, with product MKGIYSALLTSFDKEGNINERGIRELIRHNIDYVKVDGIYVNGSTGENFMLSTDEKKKIFEIVKDEAKDDVKLIAQVGSINLKESVELGNYATELGYDSLSAVTPFYYKFTFEEIKDYYDTIIKETQNSMIIYSIPYLTGVNMGLDNFRELFKNPKIIGVKFTNPDFYLLERIICAFPDKLVYSGFDEMLLPAASVGVDGAIGSTFNVNGRRAKEIFELVSEGKIKEARGLQTLTNNLITEILDNGLYQTIKLILEEFGVNAGYCKRPFREASEEMKKIAKEIFNKYF from the coding sequence ATGAAAGGTATTTATTCAGCACTCTTAACTTCTTTTGATAAAGAGGGAAATATAAATGAAAGAGGTATAAGAGAACTTATTAGGCACAACATAGACTATGTTAAAGTTGATGGAATTTATGTTAATGGTAGTACTGGTGAGAACTTTATGTTGTCAACAGATGAGAAAAAGAAGATTTTTGAGATTGTAAAAGATGAAGCTAAAGACGATGTTAAATTGATCGCTCAGGTGGGTTCAATAAATTTAAAAGAAAGTGTTGAGCTTGGGAATTATGCAACTGAACTAGGATATGATTCTTTGAGTGCTGTGACACCATTTTATTATAAGTTTACATTTGAAGAGATAAAGGATTATTATGATACTATAATAAAGGAAACTCAAAATAGTATGATAATATATTCCATACCATACCTTACAGGGGTTAATATGGGACTTGATAACTTTAGAGAATTATTTAAAAATCCTAAAATAATAGGAGTTAAATTTACAAATCCAGATTTTTATTTACTTGAGAGGATAATATGTGCTTTTCCAGATAAGCTAGTTTATTCAGGATTTGATGAGATGCTTTTGCCTGCTGCATCAGTTGGTGTAGATGGAGCCATAGGCTCTACATTTAATGTAAATGGTAGAAGAGCAAAAGAGATATTTGAACTAGTTAGTGAAGGGAAAATAAAAGAAGCAAGGGGATTACAAACTCTTACAAATAATTTAATTACAGAAATATTGGATAATGGATTATATCAAACAATTAAATTGATATTAGAAGAATTTGGAGTAAATGCTGGTTATTGCAAGAGACCTTTTAGAGAAGCAAGCGAGGAAATGAAAAAAATAGCAAAAGAAATATTTAATAAGTACTTTTAG
- a CDS encoding alpha/beta hydrolase produces the protein MKFIEHSNSVYKSNKKFISPKQKKIRRIILELSIFVVILSILLGILSEVIQSNNTLSSLKKSHRLSGYGEYKIAYAVSGIGDNLVLFESDIGETLLEWNPIVRDAISGVKMLYYDRFGYGGSEKYKDKTSVDTQVDVLNNLIINTGYDGKQILVSEGYGSLIHMEYLDKYKDKVGGVIFINPTIFNHSGINNSEKIKNEVLGMYFKLIATLNIPKLLDKFSCLDNRFIDLYRESAISRNLDNYLSRMMSRDYYNTVYNEVKIRDKYLSNIDLSKFGTYDLPVIVIESESNRNSEYERMLKSHFSNLEIIYFETIDDFTYNHSDYLKNLIKNMNSRLVEYN, from the coding sequence ATGAAGTTTATAGAGCATTCTAATTCTGTATATAAAAGTAATAAAAAATTTATAAGCCCTAAACAAAAAAAAATTAGGAGAATTATTCTAGAGCTTAGTATTTTTGTTGTAATATTATCTATTTTGTTAGGAATTTTAAGTGAGGTTATACAGAGTAATAATACACTTTCATCATTAAAAAAATCTCATAGGCTTAGTGGATATGGTGAATATAAGATAGCTTATGCTGTATCTGGCATTGGAGATAATTTAGTATTGTTTGAGTCAGATATTGGGGAAACGCTTCTTGAATGGAATCCCATAGTAAGAGATGCTATAAGCGGTGTTAAAATGCTTTACTATGATAGATTTGGATATGGTGGAAGTGAAAAATACAAAGATAAAACATCTGTAGATACACAGGTTGATGTATTAAATAATCTTATAATTAATACGGGATATGATGGAAAACAGATACTTGTTAGCGAAGGATATGGTTCTCTTATACACATGGAGTATTTGGATAAATATAAGGATAAGGTAGGAGGAGTTATATTTATCAATCCCACTATATTTAATCATAGTGGGATTAACAATTCTGAAAAAATTAAGAATGAAGTACTTGGTATGTACTTTAAGTTAATCGCAACGCTTAATATTCCAAAGTTATTAGATAAGTTTTCTTGTTTGGATAATAGATTTATAGATTTATATAGAGAATCAGCTATATCGAGAAATCTAGATAATTATTTAAGCAGAATGATGAGTAGGGATTACTATAATACGGTTTATAATGAGGTTAAGATTAGGGATAAGTATTTATCAAATATAGATTTATCTAAATTTGGAACATATGATTTGCCTGTGATAGTTATAGAATCGGAGAGTAACAGGAACAGCGAATATGAACGAATGCTTAAGAGTCATTTTAGTAATTTAGAGATAATATATTTTGAGACAATTGATGATTTTACATACAATCATTCAGATTATTTAAAAAACTTAATTAAAAATATGAACTCAAGATTAGTAGAGTATAATTAA
- a CDS encoding sodium:solute symporter translates to MGFTLIDLGVLIVYLVAVLFIGLYFSKKDMDGKEFFKGDGTIPWWVTSVSIFATLLSPISFLSLVGNSYSGTWSLWFAQLGVLIAIPLTIKFFLPVFSKLKIDTAYHYLEIRYKSKGLRVIGAIIFIIYQIGRMSIIMYLPSMVLSRLSNINVNIFIILMGAIAIVYSYAGGIKSVLWTDFIQGVVLILGVIGTLIFILFKLNDGFGDIVNALFNEQKFLSSNDVLFDPNLLKTSIFMLVVGGGLNTFSSYISSQDVVQRFTTTTDIKKLNKMTYANGILSIGVATLFYLIGTALFVFYRQNPNFLVDVAQDQIYASFIAYQLPVGITGLLLAAIYAASQSTLSTGLNSVATSWTLDIQNYITKGLSFKAQTKIAQLVSLLVGVVSVIVAMILATSEINSAYEWFNGFVGAVLGVLAGIFVLGVICKNATKISAYLGFITATIIVLSLKYMNLNIEVSIWAYSLITIVVTVGVGFVVSLFNRKNN, encoded by the coding sequence ATGGGATTTACTTTAATAGATCTTGGAGTTCTAATTGTTTACCTCGTAGCAGTTTTATTTATTGGGCTTTATTTTTCAAAAAAGGATATGGATGGAAAAGAATTTTTTAAGGGTGATGGAACAATACCTTGGTGGGTTACGTCGGTATCTATATTTGCTACACTTTTAAGTCCTATATCATTTTTATCATTAGTTGGTAATTCTTATAGTGGAACTTGGTCTTTGTGGTTTGCACAGCTTGGAGTTCTTATAGCAATACCGCTTACAATAAAGTTTTTTTTGCCAGTATTTAGTAAGCTTAAGATAGATACAGCATATCACTATTTAGAGATAAGATATAAAAGCAAAGGACTTCGTGTCATAGGAGCTATTATATTTATCATTTATCAAATTGGTAGAATGTCTATAATAATGTATTTACCATCCATGGTTTTATCTAGGTTATCTAATATAAATGTAAATATATTTATAATTCTTATGGGTGCTATTGCGATTGTATATTCTTATGCTGGAGGTATAAAGTCTGTTTTATGGACTGATTTTATACAAGGTGTAGTTTTAATTCTTGGTGTTATTGGAACACTAATCTTTATATTATTTAAACTTAATGATGGTTTTGGAGATATAGTAAATGCATTGTTTAATGAACAGAAGTTCTTATCGAGCAATGATGTATTATTTGATCCAAATTTGCTTAAAACTAGTATATTTATGCTCGTTGTTGGAGGAGGATTAAATACATTTTCTTCTTATATATCTAGCCAAGATGTTGTTCAAAGATTTACAACTACAACAGATATAAAGAAATTGAATAAAATGACATATGCAAATGGAATATTGTCTATTGGTGTTGCAACGTTATTTTATTTAATAGGTACAGCATTATTTGTATTTTATAGACAGAATCCAAATTTCTTGGTAGATGTTGCTCAAGATCAAATTTATGCGTCTTTTATAGCATATCAACTACCGGTGGGTATAACAGGATTACTATTAGCCGCTATATATGCAGCATCTCAGTCTACTTTATCCACAGGATTAAACTCAGTTGCAACGAGCTGGACATTAGATATACAAAATTATATAACTAAGGGTCTTAGTTTTAAAGCTCAAACTAAAATTGCTCAATTAGTTTCGCTATTGGTTGGAGTTGTTTCTGTAATCGTTGCGATGATTCTTGCAACAAGTGAAATTAATTCGGCATATGAATGGTTTAATGGATTTGTTGGAGCTGTTCTTGGGGTTTTAGCGGGAATATTTGTACTTGGAGTTATATGTAAAAATGCAACGAAAATATCTGCTTATTTGGGATTTATTACTGCAACAATAATTGTACTTTCACTCAAATATATGAATTTAAATATTGAAGTGTCTATATGGGCATATTCGCTTATAACTATAGTTGTGACTGTAGGAGTTGGGTTTGTAGTTAGTTTATTTAATCGAAAAAATAATTAA
- the abc-f gene encoding ribosomal protection-like ABC-F family protein, with protein sequence MLVISTKNLYKSYGVKEVLSNVSFNINEGDKVGLIGQNGGGKSTLLKILTKEISNDSGEIFINKHKTIGYLNQNSKLNPNLSIYENALDVFNNLIKMENRLHELELLLQKSQDENLILEYTDLMAKFNDNGGYTYKTETIKILNYLKFDNEKMHRSSKHLSGGEKKRLDLAKLLLKKPDILLLDEPTNHLDLDSIEWFENYLKNYKGTIVVVSHDRYFLDKIVTHIFELENKNILTFNSNYTKFINLKKNYVDTLLHKYNVQQKFVNRELEIIKNYRACYSKKRIKAADSREKRLNKIDLIDKPESINKIRDIKFEFFEKTGNDILLVKNLTKYYGDKKIFENINLCVTKNQKIAIIGENGIGKTTFFKILCKKIPPSSGEIIYGSGLNITYYDQEQSDLNKNKTIFKEIRDSFPHITTQVIRRHLSNFLFKNDDIHKEISLLSGGEKCRLNLLKIILSNSNVLFMDEPTNHLDIYTREILEDAIINFEGTCLIISHDRYFLNKISNIIYEFKNNSLIEYLGNYDYYISRQNLLTKEDSIKLVEDTVNSRYGKTKSKNKNKIHQKNKKGKEVIKKLSKIESEINKIEENISILQESLSLEEIYSNYEKLSEVNKEITSLKNNLSSLYEEWENLI encoded by the coding sequence ATGCTTGTAATAAGTACTAAAAATCTTTATAAAAGTTATGGTGTTAAAGAAGTACTTTCAAATGTATCTTTCAATATTAATGAAGGAGACAAAGTTGGATTAATTGGCCAAAATGGTGGAGGTAAGTCAACTCTCCTAAAAATATTAACAAAAGAAATATCCAATGATTCTGGGGAAATATTTATAAATAAACATAAAACCATTGGATATTTAAATCAAAATTCTAAATTAAATCCCAATTTATCCATATATGAAAATGCCTTAGATGTATTTAATAATCTTATAAAAATGGAAAACAGATTACATGAGCTAGAATTACTTCTTCAAAAAAGTCAAGATGAAAATTTGATACTAGAATACACTGATCTTATGGCAAAATTTAATGATAATGGCGGTTATACATATAAAACTGAAACAATAAAAATCTTAAATTACTTAAAATTTGATAATGAAAAAATGCATAGATCCTCAAAACATTTAAGCGGTGGGGAAAAAAAGAGACTTGATTTAGCTAAACTATTATTAAAAAAACCCGATATACTCCTTCTCGACGAACCAACTAATCACTTAGATCTCGATTCTATTGAATGGTTTGAAAATTACCTAAAAAATTACAAGGGCACAATTGTAGTTGTATCTCATGATAGATATTTCTTAGATAAAATAGTAACCCATATTTTTGAACTCGAAAATAAAAATATACTTACATTTAACTCAAACTACACAAAATTTATAAATCTTAAAAAAAACTATGTTGACACTCTACTACACAAATATAATGTCCAGCAAAAATTTGTTAATAGAGAACTTGAAATCATTAAAAACTATAGAGCGTGTTATAGTAAAAAGAGAATCAAAGCAGCTGATAGTAGAGAAAAACGATTAAACAAAATCGATCTGATAGATAAACCTGAATCAATAAACAAAATACGTGATATAAAATTCGAATTTTTTGAAAAAACAGGAAATGATATTTTACTAGTAAAAAATCTAACAAAATATTATGGAGATAAGAAAATATTTGAAAATATAAACCTATGTGTCACAAAAAATCAAAAAATAGCTATCATAGGAGAAAACGGAATAGGTAAAACTACTTTTTTTAAAATACTTTGTAAGAAAATACCTCCAAGCTCAGGGGAAATAATTTATGGAAGTGGGCTAAATATTACATATTATGATCAAGAACAATCAGATTTAAATAAAAATAAAACCATATTTAAAGAAATAAGAGATTCATTCCCTCATATAACAACACAAGTTATAAGACGCCATTTATCAAATTTTCTATTTAAAAATGATGATATACATAAAGAAATTTCTCTTTTAAGTGGTGGAGAAAAATGTAGATTAAACCTTTTAAAAATAATATTATCTAATTCAAATGTACTCTTTATGGATGAACCAACAAATCATTTAGATATATACACAAGAGAAATACTAGAAGATGCTATAATTAACTTTGAGGGAACTTGCCTTATAATATCCCATGATAGATATTTCTTAAACAAGATTTCAAATATAATATATGAATTTAAAAATAATTCCCTTATAGAATACTTAGGAAATTATGATTATTATATATCACGACAAAATTTATTAACTAAAGAAGATTCTATTAAATTAGTAGAAGATACTGTTAATTCAAGATATGGTAAAACAAAATCAAAAAACAAAAATAAAATTCATCAAAAGAACAAAAAAGGGAAAGAGGTGATAAAAAAATTATCCAAAATTGAAAGTGAAATTAATAAAATTGAAGAAAATATCTCTATACTTCAAGAAAGTTTGTCACTTGAAGAAATCTACTCTAATTATGAAAAATTAAGTGAAGTAAATAAAGAAATAACATCTCTCAAAAACAACTTATCTTCTCTATACGAGGAATGGGAAAACTTAATTTAA
- the tsaD gene encoding tRNA (adenosine(37)-N6)-threonylcarbamoyltransferase complex transferase subunit TsaD, which yields MNDILVLSIETSCDETSIAVVKNGRDILSNKILSQINIHNEFGGVVPEIASRKHLEAINIVLYEALKEANVELNDIDLIASTYGPGLVGALLVGLQYAKGLSYALNKDFIGVNHIEGHISSCYLEHKDLEPPFMSLVISGGHTILLNVNDYGIYDKIAETRDDAIGEVFDKVARKLGLSYPGGPNIERLAKFGDEDAIKFPKSRFEDDTLDFSYSGIKSSVLNYINHCNLKDVELNKEDICASFQKTSVDMLIENVEKAFKRYGGKKLCIVGGVSSNNYLRNRFLSYFKDIEIYYPSKELCTDNGAMIASAAYYSFLKNGKSDYTLNVSSSVKF from the coding sequence ATGAATGATATATTAGTTTTATCAATAGAAACAAGTTGTGATGAAACATCTATTGCAGTAGTTAAAAATGGAAGAGATATATTATCAAATAAAATTTTATCTCAAATAAATATACATAATGAATTTGGCGGCGTTGTTCCAGAAATTGCATCAAGAAAGCACCTAGAAGCTATAAATATAGTTTTATATGAGGCATTAAAAGAGGCAAATGTGGAGTTAAATGATATAGATTTAATAGCTTCTACATATGGACCTGGACTTGTCGGTGCATTATTAGTTGGACTTCAATATGCTAAAGGATTGAGTTATGCTTTAAATAAAGATTTCATCGGGGTAAATCATATAGAAGGACATATAAGTTCTTGTTATTTAGAGCATAAGGATTTAGAACCACCTTTTATGAGTTTGGTTATATCTGGGGGACACACTATATTATTAAATGTAAATGATTATGGAATATATGATAAGATTGCTGAAACTCGAGATGATGCAATTGGAGAAGTTTTTGATAAGGTTGCTAGGAAATTAGGATTATCTTATCCTGGTGGACCGAATATAGAACGACTTGCAAAATTTGGAGATGAAGATGCAATTAAATTTCCTAAAAGTAGATTTGAGGATGATACCTTAGATTTTTCTTATAGTGGTATTAAATCCTCGGTTCTTAATTATATAAATCATTGTAATTTAAAAGATGTAGAGTTAAATAAAGAAGATATATGTGCTTCTTTCCAAAAAACTTCAGTTGATATGTTAATTGAAAATGTTGAAAAAGCCTTTAAAAGATATGGAGGTAAAAAGCTTTGTATTGTTGGAGGAGTTTCTTCTAATAATTATTTGAGAAATAGATTTTTAAGTTATTTTAAGGATATTGAGATATACTATCCAAGTAAGGAGTTATGTACAGATAATGGGGCTATGATTGCATCTGCTGCTTACTATTCGTTTTTAAAAAATGGAAAAAGTGATTATACACTTAATGTATCATCTAGTGTAAAATTTTAG
- a CDS encoding S1C family serine protease, translated as MDNNFDEREYSTVSQNNRDTIPEVSNKIVLANNRRRGSGFSGKFVILIVIICVLCSSILGSLFTLYIAPNFSFFQGTPLYSQIGGYKTQYVGPTYFEDEKDSLTVTEIVNRVGPAVVGVSTKSIVDRGFFGLQQQEGIGSGFIINEEGHILTNYHVIEGAQTVKIIFYDGTETDGKVINYDELNDIALIKLTDSTVTVPATVSLGDSDELLVGESVVAIGSPLGKEFIGTTTKGIVSALDRDVPINGKTLKLLQTDTAINPGNSGGPLINSRGEVIGINTAKYDNTGTTSVEGIGFAIPINQAKQKLDELSKPILRIGIRGRVIDQSMSSNLNLPEGIYVVEVESFSNAEKAGIKSGDVILKFGGNDVKTFDDINSVKANHNVGDTIKVVVYRNGSNQEIDLVLNE; from the coding sequence ATGGATAATAATTTTGATGAGAGGGAGTATAGTACTGTTTCGCAGAATAATAGAGATACTATTCCTGAGGTAAGTAACAAGATAGTATTAGCTAATAATAGGAGGAGGGGAAGTGGTTTTAGTGGTAAGTTTGTTATTTTAATAGTTATCATATGTGTTTTATGTAGTTCTATATTGGGTAGTTTGTTCACTTTATATATAGCTCCTAATTTTTCTTTTTTCCAGGGAACACCACTTTATAGTCAAATAGGAGGATATAAAACTCAATATGTCGGTCCTACATATTTTGAAGATGAGAAGGATTCGTTAACTGTAACAGAAATTGTAAATAGAGTTGGTCCAGCAGTAGTAGGTGTTAGTACAAAATCGATTGTTGATAGAGGATTTTTTGGACTTCAGCAACAAGAAGGGATAGGATCTGGATTCATTATAAATGAAGAAGGACATATTTTGACCAACTATCATGTTATAGAGGGAGCTCAGACCGTAAAAATAATATTCTATGATGGTACTGAAACTGATGGTAAAGTCATAAATTACGATGAATTAAATGATATTGCATTAATTAAACTTACAGATTCTACGGTTACAGTACCAGCTACCGTTTCTCTTGGAGATTCAGATGAATTATTAGTTGGTGAGTCTGTTGTTGCTATAGGATCGCCACTTGGAAAAGAATTTATAGGAACGACAACTAAAGGTATAGTGAGTGCTCTTGATAGAGATGTTCCAATTAATGGCAAAACTTTAAAATTACTTCAAACTGATACAGCGATAAACCCTGGAAATAGTGGAGGACCTCTTATAAATTCAAGAGGTGAGGTTATAGGAATAAATACAGCAAAATATGATAATACTGGAACAACAAGTGTTGAAGGAATAGGTTTTGCTATACCTATAAATCAAGCTAAACAAAAATTAGATGAATTATCTAAGCCTATTTTAAGAATTGGAATTAGGGGTAGAGTTATTGATCAGAGTATGTCTAGCAACTTGAATTTACCTGAGGGTATATATGTAGTAGAAGTTGAGAGTTTTTCAAATGCTGAGAAAGCTGGTATAAAATCAGGAGATGTTATTTTAAAATTTGGTGGGAATGATGTTAAGACATTTGATGATATTAATAGTGTAAAAGCTAATCATAATGTTGGTGATACTATTAAAGTTGTTGTTTATAGAAATGGATCTAATCAAGAAATTGATTTAGTTTTGAATGAATAG
- a CDS encoding RusA family crossover junction endodeoxyribonuclease, whose product MENIVKITVLGTPISKSNFKLNSKYGRYILPNNTGNYYDRYGIYEEHIAYEIKKQYPNIKFNTSLTAILKVFYKYEKKHPDTNNITKSICDGIEKSGIILNDSQITKLFIEEFYDRENPRFELTLFENHLYDIDITIKKREIPLNKVLYTRSKSKRVPLEKDNILLDKDKIICYVCENIIKNNDFVKISNSNLILCKKCLKKTI is encoded by the coding sequence ATGGAAAATATAGTTAAAATAACTGTTTTAGGAACTCCTATATCCAAATCAAATTTCAAACTCAACTCAAAATATGGAAGATATATATTGCCAAATAATACTGGAAATTATTACGATAGGTATGGAATTTATGAAGAACATATAGCATACGAAATCAAAAAACAATATCCAAATATAAAATTTAATACATCTCTAACAGCAATACTTAAGGTTTTTTACAAATATGAAAAAAAACATCCAGATACAAATAACATAACAAAAAGTATTTGTGATGGAATCGAAAAAAGTGGAATAATACTAAATGATTCTCAAATAACAAAACTATTTATAGAAGAGTTTTATGATAGAGAAAACCCAAGATTTGAATTAACTCTTTTTGAAAATCATTTATATGATATAGACATAACTATCAAAAAAAGAGAAATCCCATTAAATAAGGTATTATATACTAGATCTAAATCAAAAAGAGTTCCTTTAGAAAAAGATAATATATTATTAGATAAAGACAAAATAATTTGCTATGTCTGTGAAAATATCATAAAAAATAATGATTTTGTAAAAATATCAAACTCAAACTTAATTTTATGTAAAAAATGTCTTAAAAAAACAATTTAA
- the yedF gene encoding sulfurtransferase-like selenium metabolism protein YedF, with protein sequence MIELDLRKKSCPIPLVETRKFINNNKNVDFKIILDNEVSFINIKKFLENNKINYSSNKSGNDFLFEVIFDGNEQLSKNDFQINNFTILVMSELFGNGSDELSNVLMKSYFYALDESITLPSNIIFINSGVKLLTNENIIKNIDSLREKGVSIYYCGICVDYYSIKDKVRLDEITNMYSIIDILNNSDNVIRI encoded by the coding sequence ATGATAGAGTTAGATTTGAGGAAAAAGAGTTGTCCTATCCCATTAGTTGAGACAAGGAAATTTATTAATAATAATAAGAATGTTGATTTTAAGATAATACTTGACAATGAAGTATCATTTATTAATATTAAAAAGTTTTTAGAGAACAACAAAATAAATTATTCATCCAATAAGAGTGGTAATGATTTTTTGTTTGAAGTTATTTTTGATGGGAATGAACAATTATCTAAAAATGATTTCCAAATAAATAATTTTACAATATTAGTTATGAGTGAGCTTTTTGGAAATGGATCAGATGAATTGTCAAATGTATTGATGAAGTCTTATTTCTATGCATTAGATGAGAGTATAACTCTACCGAGTAATATTATATTTATAAATTCAGGAGTTAAACTTCTTACGAATGAGAATATAATAAAAAATATAGATTCTTTGAGAGAAAAGGGAGTAAGTATATATTATTGTGGTATTTGTGTAGATTATTATAGTATTAAGGATAAAGTAAGACTTGATGAAATAACAAATATGTACTCTATAATAGATATATTAAATAATAGTGATAATGTTATTAGAATATAA
- a CDS encoding N-acetylmannosamine-6-phosphate 2-epimerase has product MLNKIKDGLVISCQALYDEPLHSPFIMGRMALAAKEAGAVAIRAQGVSDIIEIKRATNLPVIGIIKRDYEDSDVYITPTIKEVNELLSSGCEMIALDATRRSRPNDEKLKDLILHIKEENILVMADISNYEEGVIAEELGCDCVSTTLSGYTSYTQRIDEPDFELMKRLVKDLRIPVIAEGRINTPEDLKSVYDIGVYSAVVGSAITRPQLIAKKFIDIIKGR; this is encoded by the coding sequence ATGTTAAATAAGATAAAAGATGGACTTGTGATATCTTGTCAGGCATTATATGATGAGCCATTACATAGTCCGTTTATCATGGGAAGGATGGCACTCGCAGCAAAAGAGGCAGGGGCAGTAGCCATAAGAGCACAAGGAGTGTCTGATATAATAGAGATTAAAAGAGCAACTAATTTACCAGTAATTGGTATTATAAAGAGAGATTACGAGGATTCAGATGTGTATATAACACCAACAATAAAAGAGGTAAATGAACTTTTAAGTTCTGGATGTGAAATGATTGCGTTAGATGCTACGCGTAGATCAAGACCGAATGATGAAAAACTTAAAGATTTAATTTTACACATAAAAGAAGAGAATATTTTGGTTATGGCAGATATTTCGAATTACGAAGAGGGGGTTATAGCTGAGGAACTTGGATGTGATTGTGTATCCACGACATTATCTGGATATACTTCTTATACACAAAGAATTGATGAACCAGATTTTGAGCTAATGAAAAGACTAGTTAAAGATTTGAGGATACCTGTTATTGCTGAAGGAAGAATAAACACTCCAGAAGATTTGAAGAGTGTGTATGATATTGGTGTATATTCTGCAGTAGTTGGATCAGCAATAACAAGGCCACAATTGATAGCTAAGAAATTTATTGATATTATAAAAGGCAGATAG
- a CDS encoding ROK family protein, whose translation MDLKYCLSFDIGGTFIKYAIIDNEGVIHEKDKINTPGYPARETIPAALIDIFEKLKLKFNIICVGVSTAGQVDVDKCEVIYATDNIPGYIGTNFRDILAKKFNLDVFADNDVNSAAIGEMWLGSAKDAKNFLCMTLGTGVGGAIIIDNKLHRGNNYSAGEIGHFIIFPNGDKCTCGLNGCYERYASTSALIKMYKEELIKNNMICKDNYTGEYIVDLCYRGDSIASSVYNRFLDYIAYGIANLVHILDIGLVIVGGGISEQGDLFFNEINNRFKKYVLNVYKNGTIIKQAGLKNDAGVIGAAFNTFSYINIM comes from the coding sequence ATGGATTTGAAATATTGTTTATCATTTGATATAGGTGGAACATTTATAAAATATGCTATTATTGATAATGAAGGAGTAATCCATGAAAAAGATAAGATTAATACGCCTGGATATCCAGCACGAGAGACTATACCTGCTGCATTAATTGATATATTTGAAAAATTAAAATTAAAATTTAACATCATTTGTGTAGGAGTATCCACAGCAGGTCAAGTAGATGTTGATAAATGTGAAGTAATATATGCAACAGATAATATACCAGGATATATTGGGACTAATTTTAGAGATATTTTAGCAAAGAAATTTAATTTAGATGTGTTTGCAGATAACGATGTTAATTCAGCAGCTATTGGGGAAATGTGGCTCGGAAGTGCTAAAGATGCTAAAAACTTTTTATGTATGACATTGGGAACTGGAGTTGGTGGTGCTATTATAATAGATAATAAATTGCATAGAGGTAATAATTATTCAGCAGGTGAGATAGGACATTTTATTATTTTTCCAAATGGAGATAAATGTACTTGTGGTTTGAATGGATGTTATGAAAGATATGCCTCTACATCTGCTTTAATTAAGATGTATAAGGAAGAATTGATTAAAAATAATATGATATGTAAAGATAATTATACGGGTGAGTACATAGTTGATTTGTGTTATAGGGGGGATAGTATAGCCAGTTCAGTTTATAATAGATTTTTAGATTACATAGCATATGGTATAGCAAATTTAGTTCATATTTTAGATATTGGACTTGTAATAGTTGGTGGCGGTATATCAGAACAAGGAGATTTATTTTTTAATGAAATAAATAATAGGTTTAAGAAATATGTACTTAATGTTTATAAGAATGGTACTATAATAAAACAGGCTGGACTCAAAAATGATGCTGGAGTTATTGGTGCAGCTTTTAATACATTTTCCTATATAAATATTATGTAA